A region of Roseobacter litoralis Och 149 DNA encodes the following proteins:
- a CDS encoding triose-phosphate isomerase: protein MSEPSFWIGTSWKMNKTLAEGLDFARALAAADGARDPRIQRFVVPPFPFVRDIKAALADTSVKVGAQNMHWEDAGAWTGEVSAPMLLDCGLDLVELGHSERRAHFGETDETVGLKVAAAVRHELIPLICIGETLEEREAGRAKEVLAAQVSAALARVTGTAPVLLAYEPVWAIGEHGIPATSEYADARQAEIIDVAGEMLGRRVPCLYGGSVNQDNCEELIRCPHIDGLFIGRAAWDATGYLKILEKSAATLDLGETT from the coding sequence ATGTCTGAACCGTCTTTTTGGATTGGCACCAGTTGGAAGATGAACAAGACGCTTGCCGAAGGGCTGGATTTTGCCCGCGCGCTCGCCGCAGCGGATGGTGCGCGTGATCCGCGCATCCAGCGGTTCGTCGTGCCGCCCTTTCCTTTCGTGCGCGACATCAAGGCTGCATTGGCCGATACCTCGGTCAAGGTCGGGGCGCAGAATATGCATTGGGAGGATGCAGGCGCGTGGACGGGCGAAGTTTCCGCACCGATGCTTTTGGATTGCGGCTTGGACCTTGTGGAACTGGGACACTCCGAGCGGCGCGCGCATTTTGGCGAAACGGATGAGACCGTGGGGCTGAAGGTGGCGGCGGCTGTGCGGCATGAGTTGATCCCCTTGATCTGCATCGGCGAAACGCTGGAGGAACGCGAGGCGGGGCGCGCCAAAGAGGTGCTGGCCGCGCAGGTCAGCGCCGCGCTGGCGCGGGTTACTGGCACCGCGCCGGTCTTGCTGGCCTATGAACCGGTCTGGGCGATTGGTGAACATGGCATCCCCGCGACATCAGAATATGCCGACGCGCGACAGGCCGAGATCATCGACGTTGCAGGCGAGATGCTGGGACGGCGGGTGCCCTGCCTATACGGCGGGTCGGTCAATCAGGACAATTGCGAGGAATTGATCCGCTGCCCGCACATTGACGGGCTGTTCATCGGGCGCGCGGCGTGGGACGCGACCGGCTATCTGAAAATTCTGGAAAAATCTGCGGCAACCTTGGACTTGGGAGAAACGACATGA
- a CDS encoding RpiB/LacA/LacB family sugar-phosphate isomerase: MKIAVAGDSAGEGLAKTLAEHLGAHHDVVEMSRTQDGPDAFYADLSNRVAHAVIAGEVERAILVCGTGIGVCLSANKVPGIRAAQCHDTYSAGKAATSNNAQIITLGARVVGAELAKDIVDAYLSSHFDPEGHSAGNVQAINRLDAAYNKA; encoded by the coding sequence ATGAAAATTGCAGTGGCAGGCGATAGCGCGGGCGAAGGTTTGGCGAAAACCCTCGCGGAGCACCTTGGCGCGCACCATGACGTGGTCGAGATGTCACGCACGCAGGACGGCCCGGATGCGTTTTATGCGGACCTGTCCAACCGGGTCGCTCATGCTGTGATCGCGGGCGAGGTTGAGCGTGCCATTCTGGTCTGCGGCACCGGGATCGGCGTTTGCCTGTCGGCCAACAAGGTGCCGGGTATCCGCGCGGCACAATGCCATGATACCTATTCAGCAGGCAAAGCGGCCACCTCCAACAATGCGCAGATCATCACGCTGGGTGCGCGCGTTGTCGGCGCGGAACTGGCCAAGGATATTGTGGATGCTTATCTCTCCAGCCATTTTGATCCCGAGGGGCACTCGGCTGGAAATGTGCAGGCGATTAACCGGTTGGACGCCGCCTATAACAAGGCGTGA
- a CDS encoding NAD(P)-dependent alcohol dehydrogenase: MPQALVLEEKGKLALREIDLDTDLGPHDVRIAVHTVGVCGSDVHYYTHGKIGPFVVKEPMVLGHEAAGTVVEVGTAVSHLQKGDRICMEPGIPDPNSRAAKLGIYNVDPAVRFWATPPIHGCLTPEVVHPAKFTYALPDNVTFGEGAMVEPFAIGMQAAFRAKIKPGDVALVQGAGPIGMMVALAALAGGCSKVVITDFAQPKLDLIGQYDAIVPINLGDDNAVARIEAETGGWGCDLVFECSGAAQAILQAPQFVCPGGAIVLVGMPVEPVPMDIVSLQAKEVRLETVFRYANVYDRAINLIASGKVDLKPLISETFAFSDSIAAFDRAVEQRPTDVKLQITF, translated from the coding sequence ATGCCCCAAGCCCTCGTATTGGAAGAAAAGGGCAAGCTTGCCCTGCGCGAGATAGACCTCGACACCGACCTTGGTCCACATGACGTCAGAATTGCGGTTCATACGGTGGGTGTCTGCGGCAGTGATGTGCATTACTACACCCATGGGAAAATCGGCCCGTTTGTCGTAAAGGAACCGATGGTGCTGGGCCATGAGGCCGCAGGCACCGTGGTGGAGGTCGGCACCGCCGTGTCCCACCTGCAAAAAGGCGACCGGATCTGTATGGAGCCGGGTATTCCCGATCCGAACTCCCGCGCTGCCAAATTGGGCATCTACAACGTGGATCCAGCTGTGCGGTTTTGGGCGACGCCCCCGATCCACGGCTGCCTGACGCCTGAAGTCGTCCATCCGGCCAAATTCACCTACGCCCTGCCGGACAATGTGACCTTCGGAGAGGGTGCGATGGTCGAACCCTTTGCCATCGGCATGCAGGCCGCGTTTCGCGCGAAGATCAAACCGGGCGATGTGGCTCTGGTGCAAGGCGCTGGCCCGATCGGCATGATGGTCGCTTTGGCCGCATTGGCGGGCGGATGTTCCAAGGTGGTCATCACCGATTTTGCCCAGCCCAAACTGGACCTGATCGGCCAGTATGACGCCATTGTTCCGATCAACCTGGGCGATGACAACGCGGTTGCAAGGATCGAAGCCGAAACAGGCGGCTGGGGCTGTGATCTTGTATTTGAATGCTCAGGTGCGGCGCAAGCCATCCTGCAAGCCCCGCAATTTGTCTGCCCCGGCGGGGCCATTGTTCTGGTGGGCATGCCGGTGGAGCCTGTGCCGATGGACATCGTCTCCCTTCAGGCCAAGGAGGTGCGGCTGGAAACCGTTTTCCGCTACGCCAATGTCTATGACCGCGCCATCAATCTGATCGCATCGGGCAAGGTTGATCTGAAACCGCTGATTTCAGAGACATTCGCGTTTTCCGACAGTATTGCGGCCTTTGACCGGGCCGTGGAACAGCGGCCAACGGACGTAAAGCTGCAAATCACGTTTTGA
- a CDS encoding ABC transporter ATP-binding protein, which produces MASVTIADLKKTYGNVAVLHGINLDIEDGKFVVLLGPSGCGKSTLLRMIAGLESISSGDVKIAERRVNGVHPKDRNIAMVFQNYALYAHMKVRDNMAFSMNLKKMDKAKIDERVAWAAGILSLEPYLDRYPKELSGGQRQRVAMGRAIVRDPDVFLFDEPLSNLDAKLRVQMRTEIKELHQRLKTTTVYVTHDQIEAMTMADTVVIMRDGVIEQSGSPLDVYDNPKNLFVAQFIGSPGMNILEGIVKTAGGETALDIGGARVAVRDGLALQDGQAILLGVRPEHLSLSDTESDLKMILSVAEPTGPETHLYGRIGGKEACVISRERRDWVPGETLHVTVDKQNSHIFDQQSETCVTSAP; this is translated from the coding sequence ATGGCGTCAGTGACAATCGCAGACCTGAAAAAGACCTATGGCAATGTTGCGGTCCTGCACGGCATCAATCTGGATATCGAAGACGGCAAATTCGTCGTCCTTCTGGGGCCTTCGGGGTGTGGTAAATCCACCCTTCTGCGCATGATTGCCGGCTTGGAAAGCATCAGTTCAGGCGATGTAAAAATCGCGGAGCGGCGCGTGAACGGTGTGCATCCCAAAGACCGCAATATCGCCATGGTGTTCCAGAATTACGCCCTCTACGCGCATATGAAAGTGCGCGACAACATGGCGTTTTCCATGAATCTGAAAAAGATGGACAAGGCCAAAATTGACGAAAGGGTCGCCTGGGCCGCTGGTATCCTGTCGCTGGAACCCTATCTGGACCGCTATCCCAAAGAGCTTTCGGGCGGGCAACGCCAGCGTGTCGCCATGGGCCGCGCGATCGTACGCGACCCTGACGTGTTTCTCTTTGATGAGCCTTTGTCCAACCTTGACGCCAAATTGCGCGTGCAGATGCGTACTGAGATCAAAGAGCTTCACCAGCGTTTGAAAACCACCACCGTCTATGTGACCCATGATCAGATCGAAGCCATGACCATGGCCGACACCGTGGTGATCATGCGCGACGGGGTGATCGAGCAATCAGGCTCCCCGCTTGATGTATATGACAATCCCAAGAACCTCTTCGTGGCGCAGTTCATCGGGTCGCCCGGCATGAATATCCTTGAGGGGATTGTCAAAACCGCTGGTGGCGAAACCGCGCTTGATATCGGCGGCGCCCGCGTTGCTGTGCGCGATGGTCTGGCCTTGCAAGACGGGCAGGCAATTCTGCTGGGTGTACGGCCCGAGCACCTCAGCCTGTCGGACACGGAGTCAGATTTGAAAATGATACTTTCTGTAGCTGAACCCACTGGCCCGGAGACACATCTTTATGGCAGGATCGGCGGCAAGGAAGCCTGTGTCATTTCACGCGAGAGACGCGATTGGGTTCCCGGCGAAACATTGCATGTCACCGTGGACAAACAGAACAGCCATATTTTCGACCAACAGTCGGAAACCTGTGTGACCAGTGCACCCTAA
- a CDS encoding ABC transporter substrate-binding protein gives MSFRTHDKQRFIIDSANDFTNKRISKRDFLRKMGMAGVGMSAFAAGSLGGFRSFGNMAMADAHGETPEDVANFLREAGKPFAGTTIRYTSESTPPTVVLNQLKSEFTELTGINVEIEIVPLEQVLAKATQDVQGQLGTYDLYYLDQAWTATFSRDTIDPREYYADKPDLAMPGFDFDDFSEPLVEGISLYQDKWIGLPFDIPIFTLMYRKDILEKHGIAVPKTYEDFTQAVELITAAEQENGIYGTGLQAKSGHYSLECDWSQAVWGHGGSIFDADKMFSGNDAAGVEGLEWYMNLLANAPANSVAATWDGQWQMGASGQIALCQSWAEFFPGWNADDSAVKGLWEMTTPLQGPSNLRGRDAVGFGEIPNWGHQGGSSIALSRYSSNIDAAWLFMQWACSKDIMTRCTLAGGFAPMRTSSYNDPRILERQNLEGSGTTRHLGTVLETINNYMASEPDMAIWAGLANNEIPTELGKLLTGQDYDGNAKACMDQIAKLVDQQVAEAELR, from the coding sequence ATGAGCTTCAGGACCCACGACAAGCAGCGCTTCATCATAGACAGCGCCAATGACTTCACGAATAAACGCATCTCGAAACGGGATTTTCTGCGCAAAATGGGCATGGCAGGTGTCGGCATGTCGGCCTTCGCTGCGGGATCGCTCGGCGGTTTCCGCTCGTTTGGCAACATGGCAATGGCCGATGCCCACGGGGAGACGCCGGAGGATGTGGCAAATTTCCTGCGTGAAGCGGGCAAGCCCTTCGCCGGCACCACCATCCGCTACACGTCGGAATCAACACCGCCTACCGTTGTTCTGAACCAGCTGAAATCCGAGTTCACAGAGCTGACCGGAATCAATGTGGAAATCGAAATCGTTCCACTTGAGCAGGTTCTGGCCAAGGCGACACAGGACGTTCAGGGCCAGCTTGGCACCTATGACCTTTATTACCTTGATCAGGCATGGACTGCGACCTTCTCGCGCGACACGATTGATCCGCGTGAGTATTATGCGGACAAGCCTGACCTTGCCATGCCGGGCTTTGACTTTGATGACTTCTCGGAGCCATTGGTCGAAGGCATAAGCCTTTATCAGGACAAGTGGATCGGCCTTCCCTTCGACATTCCGATCTTTACGCTGATGTATCGCAAGGACATCCTTGAAAAGCACGGCATTGCCGTTCCAAAAACCTATGAAGATTTCACACAGGCTGTGGAACTGATCACCGCGGCAGAGCAGGAAAACGGTATTTACGGCACCGGGCTGCAGGCAAAATCTGGTCACTATTCTCTGGAATGTGACTGGTCACAGGCGGTCTGGGGCCATGGCGGGTCGATATTCGACGCGGACAAGATGTTCTCGGGCAATGACGCCGCAGGCGTCGAAGGGCTGGAGTGGTACATGAACCTGTTGGCAAATGCGCCAGCGAACTCCGTCGCCGCGACATGGGATGGCCAGTGGCAGATGGGTGCTTCGGGTCAGATCGCGCTCTGCCAGTCGTGGGCCGAATTCTTCCCCGGCTGGAACGCGGACGATTCCGCTGTGAAAGGTCTTTGGGAGATGACGACCCCGCTTCAGGGCCCGTCCAACCTGCGCGGTCGCGATGCGGTTGGCTTTGGTGAGATTCCAAACTGGGGCCATCAGGGTGGATCCTCGATCGCCCTGTCGCGTTATTCCAGCAACATCGACGCCGCATGGTTGTTTATGCAGTGGGCCTGCTCCAAGGACATCATGACACGCTGCACGCTCGCGGGTGGCTTTGCCCCGATGCGCACATCGTCTTACAACGATCCACGCATTCTGGAGCGCCAGAACCTTGAAGGGTCAGGAACCACCCGCCACCTCGGCACGGTTCTTGAGACGATCAACAACTACATGGCGTCCGAGCCGGACATGGCGATCTGGGCCGGTCTTGCGAACAATGAAATCCCGACCGAACTGGGCAAATTGCTCACCGGTCAGGACTATGACGGCAATGCCAAGGCCTGCATGGATCAGATCGCAAAACTGGTTGATCAACAGGTCGCCGAAGCAGAGCTTCGCTAA
- a CDS encoding carbohydrate ABC transporter permease, which produces MEQSRPFIIARYVAAISIVLVFLFPIFWFALTSIKPISAVFDKDGVIWFDFVPTMENYRVTLLGESSIDVNQNTRSDFGTSGGNSYDGRGSILSSIIVAVGSTVLSAGMGMLAAYGLSRMSFRGSQGLLNWVLSQRFLPPIAIIIPLVFIFHDMGLRDTYVGLIIAHTLINIPIAVLLMKSFIDDIPVDIDHAAMIDGATRWQVFWKVILPMSKGGLAATAVLCFIFSWTEFLLALFLTSSIRTIPVKITTFVTSTGSEWGYISALGTSAIIPGFIFILLVQNHLVRGLTMGAIKD; this is translated from the coding sequence ATGGAACAGTCACGGCCCTTCATCATCGCGCGCTACGTTGCTGCCATTTCTATCGTATTGGTCTTTCTGTTCCCGATCTTCTGGTTCGCGCTGACCTCGATCAAACCGATTTCGGCGGTTTTCGACAAAGACGGCGTGATCTGGTTTGATTTTGTGCCGACGATGGAAAACTACCGCGTCACCCTGCTGGGCGAATCCTCGATTGATGTGAACCAGAACACCCGGTCGGATTTCGGCACCAGTGGTGGCAATTCCTATGACGGGCGCGGTTCGATCCTGTCGTCGATCATCGTCGCCGTCGGCTCAACCGTTCTGTCGGCAGGGATGGGGATGCTGGCCGCTTACGGCCTGTCCCGCATGAGTTTCCGGGGCTCGCAAGGCCTTTTGAACTGGGTGCTCTCACAGCGGTTTCTGCCGCCCATCGCGATCATCATCCCGCTGGTGTTCATCTTTCACGACATGGGCCTGCGTGACACCTATGTGGGGCTGATCATCGCCCATACGCTGATCAATATACCCATCGCCGTGCTTTTAATGAAATCCTTCATCGACGACATTCCGGTCGATATCGACCATGCCGCCATGATCGACGGTGCGACGCGCTGGCAGGTGTTCTGGAAAGTGATCCTACCGATGTCAAAAGGCGGTCTGGCGGCCACCGCGGTGCTCTGTTTCATTTTCTCTTGGACCGAATTTCTTCTGGCCCTGTTCCTTACAAGTTCGATCCGCACGATCCCGGTGAAAATCACCACCTTCGTGACATCCACGGGAAGCGAATGGGGATATATTTCGGCGCTTGGGACATCGGCCATCATACCGGGCTTTATCTTCATCCTGCTCGTTCAGAACCATCTGGTGCGCGGGCTGACGATGGGGGCAATCAAGGACTGA